One Melospiza georgiana isolate bMelGeo1 chromosome 12, bMelGeo1.pri, whole genome shotgun sequence genomic window carries:
- the BCORL1 gene encoding BCL-6 corepressor-like protein 1 encodes MISTAPLYSGVHNWTSTERIRMCGLNEERRAPISDEESKTSSSQHLGSQEFCVSSSLSEVELTAVSGGGSSVQGLDADGKVEEKLGPKLEEQPPDPNPNLECVGKTVTDDSLGPLAGQGDGRGQEPATPRAVEQESSGADAAWTPADPPSDKQADAAPACSVAPESEPAGNEKSPPSTAAQGPGVLAEGMLSVVVSSCNTSASSPATFTLNRVCFPPSQAPAMQKLPLSFQAGAVLSPSQSLVYIPPPSCGQPLSVATLPATLGVSSTLTFPVLPSYLHERCLPGIIASPELRSYPYTFSVTRPLASDAKVVSVEVNQLSCPPPSGGSSAQAAAESASLSSTGLALPSSQALPAAPAPATGGSAAPCSGSAVQARAPAAPEPHAPGTATSLSPLKSPPQLEREMVSSPECSEMPLDLSSKSNRQKLPPPSQRKTPPMPILTPVHTSGKALLTTVLSKSQRAAQATGSSVTSCLGTTPPLVIFPEFLRNGEQGSWVKNTTLISTIPGTYVGVANPVPASLLLSKDVGVSLSRDPRHLPKQEPISIIDQGEPRSASVPCGKKANQVGTEGQQDPARKLLHGRAAPGAPLCQSKDIATWNPVQGSVYPRCPVNGKPSNPQLLPLGWSPYHQTPLLSIGISTAGQLPLNQSSPCKTAGAGVLPAFPSVQPAEPSAAAQSLPEGEQDAAAKSKSCRALPKPCEEPTNPAPPEAGPAFHTSALDGKGGKGKLDNAPKSQECTQPESDCGQESNAQTEAPQGSCSLKQSDAKPKNQVLAAYLSHDLPAAGQQGLRMVPEVPTDGQRKELGCKGSQEPPATEPLPCVQQVDLCRVKKERVECDVSFPSVTCLHAGAAPQAFAEAKLKGTGQIKQEGGTRCKAKRQHDGDTRQSHKRLKCQGQDSEESPSKSGSRSVHGRKWQKHHDNPHELGKQAGREGRGSPGSITDHNSLGVKRKRRRPAKTECPSPAHRGDSHEEGYLEKKPKNNFRDFIPVVLSSRTRSQSGSNAGSSAGVTGECDVSGPEILPLLEEDQEEEEEEEEEEEEEEEETSLKHRKLRKSHRTSRCHSRRDRDRSVSERSSCHTRRTRELPWRAESPRQVWEPNEEEEEEEEDGHIKRKKRRRQKSRKYQTGEYLTEREEEQVGYPHRRRKSKADCRHRKQKESGKGKGTELQLRSRLSPSPRKPQGHTDFRNGFFLEHSDTSPVQEELEKPSGKRKCKTKHLSGICDEGKGKGCCNQPKMCSPKKPQDLWTLCKSHRASPGSSPELPPAQNVPPGARRLIVNKNAGETLLQRAARLGYKDVVLYCLQKKSSDVNHHDNAGYTALHEACARGWIDILHILLQHGANVNCSAQDGTRPIHDAVANDNLETMWLLLSYGADPTLATYSGQTAVKLATSDVMKSFLCDYLSDLQGRSDGDPRTAWDFYSSSVLEGKDSIGCDLLLNPPGSSDQEEEEQEADNFMFEFSDKPLLPSYNLQVSVARGPCNWFLFSDVLKRLKLSSRIFQARFPHFEVATLPRAEFQRQVSLSQVLAQEEVPASPELALGAAETVELVHYEPELLQLLGSVVEYQAWSS; translated from the exons aTGATCTCTACAGCACCTCTCTACAGCGGGGTGCACAACTGGACCAGCACAGAGCGGATTCGCATGTGTGGCCTCAACGAGGAGAG GAGAGCCCCCATTTCTGATGAGGAGTCAaaaaccagcagctcccagcacttgGGGTCTCAAGAGTTTTGTGTCAGCAGCAGCCTTTCCGAG gtggaGCTCACAGCAGTCagcggtggtggcagcagtgtcCAGGGGCTGGATGCTGATGGCAAGGTGGAGGAAAAGCTTGGACCCAAACTGGAGGAGCAGCCACCCGATCCCAACCCAAACCTGGAGTGTGTGGGAAAGACTGTGACTGACGACAGCCTGGGCCCTCTGGCAGGTCAGGGGGatggcagagggcaggagccagcgacccccagagctgtggagcaggagagcagtggtgctgatgctgcctggACACCAGCAGATCCTCCCAGCGACAAGCAGGCTGAtgctgccccagcctgctctgtggCTCCAGAGAGTGAACCTGCTGGGAACGAGAAAAGCCCCCCGAGCACTGCGGCACAAGGGCCAGGCGTGCTGGCAGAAGGGATGTTGTCTGTGGTTGTCTCCAGCTGCAATACCTCTGCCTCCAGCCCCGCCACCTTCACATTGAACAGGGTTTGCTTTCCCCCCTCTCAGGCCCCTGCTATGCAAAAACTGCCTCTGTCCttccaggctggggctgtgctgagcccgAGCCAGTCACTGGTGTACATCCCCCCTCCCAGCTGTGGGCAGCCGCTCAGCGTGGCCACACTCCCAGCCACGCTGGGGGTCTCCTCCACGCTCACCTTCCCCGTCCTGCCTTCCTACCTGCACGAGCGTTGCCTACCGGGTATTATCGCTTCCCCAGAGCTGCGTTCCTACCCCTACACCTTCTCTGTCACCAGGCCCTTGGCTTCAGATGCCAAAGTGGTGTCTGTGGAAGTGAATCAGCTCAGCTGTCCCCCACCTTCGGGTGGAAGTagtgcccaggctgctgctgagagcgCTTCCCTGTCCAGCACcggcctggccctgccctccagccaggctctgccggcagcaccagcaccagcaacAGGGGGGAgcgctgctccctgctctggctcAGCTGTGCAGGCCAGAGCCCCGGCAGCTCCCGAGCCACATGCGCCCGGGACTGCCACTTCCCTGTCTCCTCTAaagtcccctccccagctggagcGTGAGATGGTCTCATCCCCGGAGTGCAGTGAGATGCCTCTTGATCTCTCCTCCAAGTCCAACCGCCAGAAACTGCCTCCACCCAGCCAGCGCAAGACCCCTCCCATGCCCATCCTCACCCCCGTGCACACCAGCGGCAAAGCGCTGCTCACCACCGTCCTCTCCAAGTCCCAGCGTGCGGCACAGGCCACGGGCAGCAGCGTCACCTCGTGCCTCGGCACCACCCCACCCTTGGTCATCTTTCCTGAGTTCCTGCGCAACGGCGAGCAGGGCTCCTGGGTGAAGAACACCACGCTCATCAGCACCATCCCCGGCACTTACGTCGGTGTCGCCAACCCGGTGCCGGCCTCGCTGCTGCTCAGCAAGGATGTGGGCGTGAGCCTCAGCAGGGACCCACGCCACCTGCCCAAGCAGGAGCCCATCTCCATCATTGACCAGGGCGAGCCCCGCAGTGCCAGCGTTCCCTGTGGGAAGAAAGCAAACCAGGTTGGCACGGAAGGACAGCAGGATCCTGCCAGGAAACTTCTTCATGgtagagctgctccaggagctcctttgTGTCAGTCCAAGGACATTGCCACCTGGAATCCTGTCCAGGGAAGCGTGTACCCGCGATGCCCCGTCAATGGAAAACCTTCCAATCCTCAACTTCTGCCTCTGGGCTGGTCTCCGTACCATCAAACCCCGCTGCTTTCCATCGGCATCTCCACAGCAGGACAGCTGCCCCTGaaccagagcagcccctgcaagACAGCCGGGGCAGGCGTGCTGCCGGCATTCCCGAGCGTGCAGCCCGCCGAGCCCAGTGCGGCCGCCCAGAGCCTGCCGGAGGGTGAACAAGATGCTGCGGCCAAGAGCAAGAGCTGCCGGGCCTTGCCCAAGCCCTGCGAGGAGCCGACCAACCCAGCACCACCGGAGGCAGGTCCAGCTTTCCATACCAGTGCTTTGGATGGGAaaggggggaaggggaagcTGGACAACGCTCCAAAGAGTCAGGAGTGCACTCAGCCAGAGTCTGACTGCGGTCAGGAGAGCAACGCACAGACTGAGGCTCCCCAGGGGAGCTGTAGCCTCAAACAGTCAGAtgcaaaacccaaaaaccaagtGTTAGCGGCGTATTTGTCACATGACCTGCCAGcggctgggcagcagggcctgcgGATGGTGCCAGAGGTGCCCACGGATGGCCAGCGCAAAGAGCTGGGCTGCAAGGGCTCCCAGGAGCCACCGGCCACGGAGCCCCTGCCGTGTGTGCAGCAGGTGGATCTGTGCAGGGTCAAGAAGGAACGAGTGGAGTGTGATGTGTCCTTTCCCTCGGTGACCTGCCTGCATGCCGGGGCGGCTCCCCAGGCCTTCGCTGAGGCCAAGCTCAAAGGAACGGGGCAGATCAAGCAGGAGGGTGGCACACGCTGCAAGGCCAAACGGCAGCACGATGGGGACACCAGGCAGAGCCACAAGAGACTGAAGTGCCAAGGCCAGGACAGTGAGGAGTCCCCAAGCAAGTCGGGAAGCCGGAGCGTGCATGGCCGGAAG TGGCAAAAACACCACGACAATCCACATGAGCTTGGCAAGCAGGCAGGCCGGGAAGGCCGGGGCAGCCCGGGTTCCATCACGGATCACAACAGCCTCGGGGTAAAGCGCAAGCGTAGGAGGCCAGCGAAGACAGAGTGCCCATCTCCGGCTCACCGTGGAGACAGCCACGAGGAAG GCTACTTGGAGAAGAAGCCCAAGAACAACTTCCGGGATTTCATTCCGGTGGTGCTGAGCAGCCGGACGCGCAGTCAGTCGG GAAGCAATGCTGGCTCTTCTGCTGGTGTGACGGGAGAGTGTGATGTGAGTGGTCCGGAGATTTTGCCATTGCTGGAGGAGGAtcaggaagaagaagaggaggaggaggaagaggaggaggaggaggaggaggagacatCGTTGAAACATCGCAAGCTGCGCAAATCCCACAGGACATCGCGCTGCCACAGccgcagggacagggacaggtctGTGtctgagaggagcagctgtCACACGAGGAGGACCCGGGAGCTGCCCTGGAGAGCAGAATCACCCAGGCAGGTGTGGGAGCCcaatgaggaggaggaggaggaggaggaggatggccacatcaaaaggaagaaaaggagacgGCAGAAAAGTCGGAAATACCAGACAGGGGAATACCTGACTGAGCGGGAGGAGGAGCAAGTGGGATATCCCCACCGGAGGCGGAAATCCAAAGCAG ATTGCAGGCACCGGAAGCAGAAGGAGTCTGGGAAGGGCaaaggcacagagctgcagctgaggagcaggCTCTCCCCATCACCCCGGAAACCTCAAGGACACACGGACTTTCGGAATGGCTTTTTCCTGGAGCACTCCGACACCTCTCCTGTCCAAGAAGAGCTAGAGAAACCATCAGGAAAACGCAAATGTAAAACCAAACACCTGTCAGGGATCTGTGACGAGGGGAAG GGGAAAGGCTGCTGCAACCAGCCCAAAATGTGCTCTCCGAAGAAGCCCCAGGACTTGTGGACACTTTGTAAGTCCCATCGGGCCAGCCCAGGGAGTTCCCctgagctgcccccagcccagaaTGTTCCCCCCGGAGCGCGGCGGCTGATTGTGAACAAGAACGCAGGGGAGACACTGCTGCAGCGAGCAGCTCGCCTGGGCTACAAG GACGTGGTGCTGTACTGCCTGCAGAAGAAGAGCAGTGATGTGAACCACCATGACAACGCGGGGTACACGGCCCTGCACGAGGCCTGTGCCCGCGGCTGGATTGACATCCTGCacatcctgctccagcacggCGCCAATGTCAACTGCAGCGCCCAGGATGGCACCAG GCCTATCCATGACGCAGTAGCAAATGACAACCTGGAAACCATGTGGCTTCTCCTTTCCTATGGTGCTGATCCCACTCTGGCCACATACTCTGGGCAGACAGCAGTGAAGTTGGCCACCAGCGATGTGATGAAGAGCTTCCTCTGTG ATTACCTGTCAGATCTGCAGGGCCGCAGTGACGGAGACCCTCGGACAGCCTGGGATTtctacagcagctctgtgcttg
- the LOC131088710 gene encoding collagen alpha-1(I) chain-like, translating to MARGRRLDPRPAALRAPRGIEPEGAAGPGGSPSGSAAGVGATRPPGLDRRVRVLSTGRPRCARGHPPSHGRARRWAPGGGYRAEGNGAGGSGASGTGTEDSRAGDIETAGNGAACAALAVRCPSGSARCRAPGAARAWSERPPPLPPPPPSFSSPRCGASVAPRCGSRCPGAGSGGRVCVRGVCALGSPRAEPLRSVPCRTPGAAASRPPPLPGPRRARSPLPPSPRSLPRSLPAPARSLSGPAPPRGPGRAARRDPQSAGRLGGSRPRRTDYGSRQPARPRLALALTLRLPLPVSPPPPPLPPNRRSQRPGSDPPPGAGARPGPPPPAARPPREAAEGSGWPDPPSGRPDGISMETVPGHPRGRRRGGAGGGVRAGGTGDVLRRDSGGGAAGTDSAGRGAAGGAGGSAPRPATARRSRCPARHGCSGSGTGGTCRCRGGAGGPAAGRGGRAARRSRGGGGTAAPGARRVWRRGPSPPRPPLCPGPVRLRVPAGRVPGGGGRALPGGSAAAATSMSGAAPVRQRGGPAAPAGAAGRSAGERPRGQLLSRGLRERARGSTAGPSPRQGCGVRGEAPGAAARPPCPGQGGLPAPRGPGGGAGPWAVPWPRGARSGTCRASAGGLAGEPARTRTRGGLRPGPGRCRSVPTPPDARGGAAGAAGPPPVPTVMAGQRQDRAREAALPAALTGEETSPPAVACRYREGSWLLGERHRYPHPSLGEAGSEQRREKVHQAEIETN from the exons ATGGCGCGGGGGAGGCGCCTCGACCCCCGCCCCGCAGCGCTGCGCGCCCCGCGGGGTATCGAGCCGGAGGGGGCAGCGGGCCCGGGGGGGTCACCCAGCGGCAGCGCCGCCGGGGTGGGGGCCACACGCCCACCTGGGCTGGACAGGCGGGTCCGCGTTCTCTCAACCGGCCGGCCCCGCTGCGCCCGGGGACACCCACCCTCCCACGGCCGCGCCCGGCGGTGGGCACCGGGCGGGGGGTACCGGGCGGAGGGTAACGGGGCGGGGGGCAGCGGGGCGTCGGGGACCGGGACTGAGGACTCTAGGGCTGGGGACATCGAGACTGCGGGCAACGGGGCTGCGTGCGCCGCGCTCGCCGTGCGCTGCCCGTCCGGCTCTGCCCGCTGTCGGGcgcccggcgctgcccgggcgTGGAGCGAGCGCCCGCCCCCGCTgccgcctcctcctccatccttctcctccccccGGTGCGGAGCGAGCGTCGCTCCCCGGTGCGGGAGCCGGTGCCCCGGCGCGGGGTCGGGCGGGCGTGTGTGTGTGCGGGGCGTGTGTGCGTTGGGCTCCCCCCGTGCCGAGCCACTCCGCTCCGTGCCGTGCCGAACCCCGGGCGCGGCGGCCTCCCGACCCCCGCCCCtcccggggccgcgccgggcgcggagccccctccctccctccccgcgCTCCCTCCCTCGTTCCCTCCCCGCGCCCGCCCGTTCCCTCTCCGGACCGGCCCCCCCGCGCGGGCCGGGGCGCGCGGCACGCCGGGACCCGCAGTCCGCGGGGCGGCTCGGCGGCTCCCGGCCCCGGCGGACGGACTACGGCTCCCGGCAGCCCGCGCGGCCGCGGCTCGCTCTCGCCCTCACACTCCGGCTGCCGCTGCCAGTGTctcctccgccgccgccgctgccgccgaACCGCCGCTCGCAGCGCCCGGGGTCCGACCCGCCGCCTGGGGCAGgggcccgccccggcccgccgccccccgccgcccgcccgcctcGGGAAGCAG CGGAGGGGAGCGGGTGGCCCGACCCCCCCTCCGGCCGTCCGGACGGGATCTCCATGGAAACGGTCCCGGGACACccccgggggcggcggcggggcggcgcggggggggGTGTGCGGGCTGGGGGGACCGGCGACGTCCTGCGGCGGGACAgcggcgggggcgcggcgggcACTGACAGCGCCGGGCGGGGGGCAGCGGGCGGCGCCGGCGGCTCCGCTCCCCGCCCCGCGACGGCGCGGCGGAGccgctgccctgcccggcaCGGCTGCTCCGGCTCCGGCACCGGCGGCACCTGCCGCTGCCGGGGCGGTGCGGGGGGtcccgcggcggggcggggcggccgcgcaGCGCGGCGCTCCCGGGGCGGCGGTGGGAcggcggcgccgggcgctcGTAGAGTTTGGCGGCGTGGCCCGAgcccgccccggccgccgcTGTGCCCGGGGCCGGTTCGGCTGCGGGTGCCGGCCGGCCGGGTGCCGGGCGGTGGCGGAAGAGCCCTCcccgggggcagcgcggccgccgccaCCTCCATGTCCGGGGCTGCCCCGGTGCGGCAGCGCGGGGGCCCGGCCGCGcctgccggggctgcgggacGCTCCGCcggggagcggccccgggggcAACTGTTGAgccgggggctgcgggagcggGCGCGGGGCAGCACGGCGGGGCCTAGCCCCCGGCAAGGCTGCGGCGTGCGGGGCGAAGCCCCCGGAGCGGCCGCGAGGCCGCCGTGTCCCGGGCAGGGGGGGCTGCCCGCCCCGCGGGgccccggcggcggcgcggggccgtGGGCCGTGCCGTGGCCTCGCGGGGCTCGGAGCGGGACGTGCCGCGCCTCGGCCGGGGGGCTCGCCGGGGAACCCGCGCGGACCCGGACCCGGGGCGGGCtgcggccggggccggggcggtgCCGCTCCGTGCCGACGCCCCCCGacgcccggggcggggcggcgggggcggccggtCCCCCGCCCGTGCCCACGGTGATGGCCGGGCAGCGGCAGGACCGGGCGAGGGAGGCGGCGCTTCCTGCCGCCCTCACCGGGGAGGAAACCAGCCCTCCCGCGGTAGCGTGCCGGTACCGGGAGGGATCCTGGCTCCTCGGCGAGCGACATCGGTACCCTCATCCCAGTCTGGGTGAGGCCGGTTCAGAGCAGCGCCGGGAGAAGGTCCATCAGGCTGAAATAGAGACGAACTGA
- the UTP14A gene encoding U3 small nucleolar RNA-associated protein 14 homolog A encodes MATWTSSWRALRQAARARRDTRWRFAAVPACGAMAEEDPAAAAAGSGSESEEGEDGERRHRQLLEAISALSGRKRRKLAERSEASGQVSEFNVTCKGAGEKLVLSELLQPIHPKSTLGSVRKELARVKRKAAVELPLSKEEAKRVVREAAYVTTSKDVGKWQQVVLQNRRAEQLVFPLRQDIATVTPLERATSAWKARTPLEQEIFGLLHKTQQPITDPLLTPEEMASVQAMSLEEARRRRAELQKARAVQSYYEAKARRAKRIKSKKYHRVLKKSRRRQALKEFEQLHKSDPAAALARLEELEQLRMQERMSLKHQNKGKWARSRAIMAKYDLEARKAMQEQLARNKELMQKVRVEPPEEELCEVPEEDTDTTALPMPSGANPWMLGKPSGPAPEPEAQEGPRDDRVPGAVESKDEMQEEEEELSEEEALLQDFEQKRRERAGSPKGQGRDHGADETEIGAEQPRDSAVPPVCAEELGDSPVPPVCAEELGDSPVPPVCAEELVGTGPEPPPQPQEQLLLSEQLRRVQTVEDVESLAKDELVEEQEKLVTLRAGKRAQQQEEGRAGDRHTKKAPAKRKMISLEAVLDGKPQEMDCPSLPVVLEEEEGGIEQRGMITEAFAGDDVVADFRREKRKAEEAGKPQPVNLVLPGWGEWGGTGLKPSARKVKRFLIKPPLAPPRKDQHLPHVIMSEKRNIHAAAHQVSELPFPFERHQQFEQSMRTPVGPTWNTQRAFQKLTAPRVITRTGHIIQPISAEDVPDTAPGSEARPEGEAMPRRKAGPGKKAVSRGKAVSKGKAVPGEKAVSRGKAVSKGKAVPGEKAVSRGKAVSRGKGVSKGKAVSRGKAVPGEKAQPQRSRAP; translated from the exons ATGGCTACCTGGACGTCATCGTGGCGCGCTTTGCGGCAGGCCGCGAGGGCTCGGCGCGACACTCGGTGGCGCTTTGCGGCAGTACCGGCGTGCGGGGCCATGGCGGAGGAGGacccggcggcggcggcggcggggagcggcagCGAGAGCGAGGAGGGG GAGGATGGCGAGCGGCGGCACCGGCAGCTCCTGGAGGCCATCAGCGCCTTGTCCGGACGGAAGCG GCGGAAACTGGCGGAGCGCTCGGAGGCGAGCGGGCAGGTGTCTGAGTTCAATGTCACCTGCAAAG GTGCGGGGGAAAAGCTGGTCCTGtcggagctgctgcagcccattCATCCCAAATCCACGCTGGGCAGCGTGAGGAAGGAGCTGGCCAGAGTGAAGCGGAAGGCGGCGGTGGAGCTGCCACTGAGCAAAGAGGAGGCCAAGAGG GTGGTGAGGGAGGCCGCCTACGTGACCACCTCGAAGGACGTGGGCAAGTGGCAGCAGGTGGTGCTGCAGAACCGGCGCGCGGAGCAGCTGGTGTTCCCCCTGCGGCAGGACATCGCCACCGTCACCCCTCTGGAGAGAGCCACCTCGGCGTGGAAG GCCCGAACTCCGCTGGAGCAGGAGATCTTTGGGTTGCTCCACAAGACACAGCAGCCCATCACAGACCCGCTGCTGACACCTGAGGAGATGGCCTCAGTGCAGGCCATGAGCTTGGAGGAG GCCCGGCGCCGgcgggcagagctgcagaaggcCCGGGCAGTGCAGTCCTACTATGAGGCCAAGGCTCGGCGAGCAAAGCGGATCAAGAGCAAGAA GTACCACCGCGTGCTCAAGAAGAGCCGGAGGCGCCAGGCCCTGAAGGAGTTTGAGCAGCTGCACAAATCGGACCCTGCGGCCGCCTTGGCAcggctggaggagctggagcagctcaggatgCAG GAGCGGATGAGCCTTAAGCACCAGAACAAGGGAAAATGGGCCCGATCCAGGGCCATTATGGCCAAGTATGACCTCGAG GCCCGCAAGGccatgcaggagcagctggccaGGAACAAGGAGCTGATGCAGAAGGTGCGGGTGGAGCCCCCCGAGGAGGAGCTGTGTGAGGTGCCCGAGGAGGACACGGACACCACGGCCTTGCCCATGCCCAGTGGGGCTAATCCCTGGATGCTGGGCAAGCCCAGTGGCCCGGCCCCAGAGCCTGAGGCACAGGAGGGTCCAAGAGATGACAGAGTGCCTGGTGCTGTGGAGAGCAAGGACGagatgcaggaggaggaagaggagctgtcAGAAGAAGAAGCTCTGCTGCAAGACTTCGAGCAGAAGCGACGGGAGCGGGCAGGGAGCCCCAAGGGGCAGGGTAGAGACCATG GTGCTGATGAGACTGAGATTGgtgctgagcagcccagggacagcgCAGTCCCCCCAgtctgtgctgaggagctgggggaCAGCCCAGTCCCCCCAgtctgtgctgaggagctgggggaCAGCCCAGTCCCCCCAgtctgtgctgaggagctggtGGGCACAGGGCCAGAGCctccccctcagccccaggaacagctcctgctctcGGAGCAGCTGCGCCGCGTGCAGACCGTGGAGGATGTGGAGAGTCTGGCTAAGGACGAGCTTGTGGAAGAGCAGGAGAAGCTGGTAACCCTGAGAGCAGGGAAGcgagcacagcagcaggaggaaggcagagctggggacagacaTACCAAGAAAGCACCAGCCAAGAGGAAGATGATCAGCTTGGAGGCTGTGCTGGATGGGAAGCCCCAGGAGATGGACTGCCCCAGCCTGCCTGTAGtcctggaggaggag GAGGGCGGCATCGAGCAGCGCGGGATGATCACGGAGGCCTTTGCTGGGGATGATGTGGTCGCTGATTTCCGCCGGGAGAAGCGCAAGGCAGAGGAGGCGGGGAAGCCGCAGCCGGTGAAcctggtgctgccaggctggggcgAGTGGGGCGGCACAGGCCTGAAACCCAGCGCCAGGAAGGTCAAGAG GTTCCTGATCAAGCCGCCGCTGGCGCCTCCGCGGAAGGACCAGCACCTGCCCCACGTCATCATGAGCGAGAAGCGCAACATCCACGCGGCAGCACATCAG GTCAGCGAGCTGCCCTTCCCCTTCGAGCGGCACCAGCAGTTTGAGCAGAGCATGCGGACGCCCGTGGGCCCCACGTGGAACACTCAGCGAGCCTTCCAGAAGCTGACAGCCCCTCGAGTCATCACCCGCACCGGCCACATCATCCAGCCCATCTCGGCCGAGGACGTCCCCGACACGGCCCCTGGCAGTGAGGCCAGGCCTGAGGGGGAGGCCATGCCCAGGAGGAAGGCTGGGCCCGGGAAGAAGGCTGTGTCCAGGGGGAAGGCTGTGTCAAAGGGGaaggctgtgcctggggagaAGGCTGTGTCCAGAGGGAAGGCTGTGTCAAAGGGGaaggctgtgcctggggagaAGGCTGTGTCCAGAGGGAAGGCTGTGTCCAGAGGGAAGGGTGTGTCCAAGGGGAAGGCTGTGTCCAGGGGGaaggctgtgcctggggagaAGGCACAGCCCCAGCGCAGCAGAGCACCGTAG